GCGGGTGCCAGCGCACAGCGTTGAGGTAGACCCCACAGTAATGGAACATGAACTTGTGTTCTGAACGCCTCGTCCTCCCCTCCAGCAAAGGCATCAGATCATAACCGTCCAGAAGCCTGGGAAAGACAACTtatgtcaaaaaaaaaaaaaaaacgtgtacGATGCCATTTCCTGTTTGTTTTCCCATCTGGAGGACAGTAGGACCACACGGCCACGTGCCTACCTGTCTGAGGGCGTGGCCTCGGCAAGATTGATTAGGGTGGGATACAGATCCATGAGGCTGGTGGGCTCGTCTACTGCCTTCCCCGCCGGCAGCCTGCCAGGCCAGCGAAATATGCCTGGTACTCGaatgcccccctcccagccccccattGCCTTACCCCCTGGGAAGGGGAGTTGCAGTCATGGCTTATTAGAGTATTTTAATTTagaacgtgtgtgagtgtgtatgcatgtgtgaggCGTTTACCTTTGTATATTCCATTCCAGCCTCCATGTTGATCCTCTATGTGTCCTCCATGGTCGGAGGTGAAGTACATAAGAGTGTTGCTGGCCAGCCCCAAACTATCCACCATCTCAGTTACCTGGCCTGGGAATCAGACATGTTAAGTGTAATGTCGAAATAATATTGAGCAGACAAATGATTATATTGATTGCTGAATAACTTTTAAAGACTTCTGCATTCCACTATTATGTCACTGAATCCTCTATTTTCTCACCAATGATCCAGTCCGACTCCTCAACATTGTCTCCATAGCTACCGTGGCGACTGTGTCCTTTGAAGGCAGGAGTAGAGAACATGGGGGTGTGCACATGGGCTAGTGACAGGAACAACAAGAAGGGGCGGTCTGCGTTTCTGGTGTCAAAACGTCACACAAGAGGAAGTTACATGACAATCTTCATAGAATGCGGAAATGTAATTGTGACTGTAGTTTTAGACAAAATGTTTTGACTGATTGTAGATGTGGCATGTATAGAGAAGGTATCTAACCTCTCTATGAATCCCTGGGCCTCTCCCAGCAGCCTCTGGGGCAGGGTGTCCAAGTTCATGGGCTGCTCTACCACTTCCTGGTTTCTCATGATGATGCAGTTCCAGGTGGGCAGGAGTTTAAAGGGCACGAACCACACCATGAACGCCAGCATACTGAGAGAGCTTAAGGCTAGGATCAGCCACATACTGACTTCCAACAGGCCactggcatgcacacacacctggaatggGACACGGAGGggtaagacacacaaacaatcacacacacacacacgcacacacactttctctctctctccctgacaccCACCAGAGTGAGAAGGGCCAGCCCCCCCAGCAGTGACAGCTGCCAGAGTGTGTCCTGCAGGTCGGCCAAGACGTCATTCCCGGCACCAGGTAGACAGTCGTTAAATAGTGTGAAGGGCAAGCCATAGAAGAAGTCAAAGCCATGGTTGTTAGGGTGGTGGCAGTTGTCCCCTCTATTCTTGCAGTTTACTCCCAGATGCCACTTACCTACAAACACAGATACATGGTATTTTCtttaacaaaaacaaacaaaaaaaacacgtcCTTATCCTTAAATGCTAACAACCCATCAACAAAAAAATATCCTtactaaaacaaaacaacctaTATGAACATGATCCCTTTTCCCAAACATGTCCATCTCCAGAGTATGTTTCTTACCCACGAGGCCAGTGGTGTATCCTTGCTCCTGCAGTCTCTTGGCAAAGGTGGTCTCAGTAGGCGGCAGCCCCCCCGAACCCGCCAAGAACAGCAACACCTGTACACGACCTGTGCTGCCCAGGCCTGATACACACGTACAAAAAACAGCAGCACAGAGAATCAGCAAGGAGAAACAGTCTGGTAACAGTAGGTTACAACAACAGAGAAcagagtgtatgtatgtgtgtgtgtgcgttacctGAGCGTAGAGCGTAGCGTCCAGTCATGAAGGCAGCCCTGCTAGGGGtgcagagaggagcagcagaAATGTGCTGAGTCAGCTTCACCCCCTCTTCTGCCAAACGATCTATGTGAGGGGTCCTGGGAAGCAGAAGGAGAGGCgcagacacagaaagagggagggagggagagagagagaaagagagattgccCAAGTTCTACTCATTTTTGATGGAGGCTGGGTTTCTGGACTATCCTGGGTGTGTGacacatgtagcctattatatgAGTATTGTAAAGGGGGTACAAGAGAGCAGTACAAAATGAGTAGTAAAGAGTAGTAAAGTCAAGAATACAAAGACAcgaacaggagaagagagggagaaaccaaGAGGAGAGGAATGATAAGGAGGAGCGGATATTCAAGTAGAACGAGGAGTCTTTGGTTGGTTCTGTCAGTGACAGCAGGGATCCAAGTTTCCAGGTATACCTTATAGTGTCATTGCCATAGCAACCCACATCCCCAATCCCCAGATCATCCACCATCATCAGGACGAAGTTGGGTTTTCTGTCAACATCAGCCTGAGTGAAATCGCTAAATGTGACAAGGAGCAGTAGGAGGGACACCTGTGGGCAGATCCTGTGAAAGGATAACGGTTAGGAAGGAGAGTGGTTAAAGTACAATCCACACTGGTAATAATTCATAAACTAGCAGTGGGAGTTATGTTACAACAGACTTAGAATACTGTATTTTCTTTGTGTTTCTACCTCAGAAGGCCTTTGAGCTCCATAATGTCCTGATGTCGTCCAGATCTGTATGTACACCAGGATCGAGGAAAATAAAACGTCTGGCTTAGTAAAGTAGTCGGCTTGTAGGCTACATAACTCCCTCGAAAACTCAATTCATGGCAGACCTAGTCAGGATCTTACGAAGAACTGCTTCACAAATATTTCACATTGCACATTGCGCTGCAGACTGGTCAACTAATTTACAGACTGTAAATTAAACATTAGCCTTGCTGATGTGAGTGTCCAGAGATCAAGCAAGCCGTCTTCCTGAGTCGAGGTTGACTATAAATTGGAGCAAACTAGTTAGGTATCGGATTGCATCATAACGTGCAGGTTAACATATCTCAAGTTTAAAGACCGTCCCAAATTTTCACTTTTTTACAACGTGGCATCGGTCCGTAAATGTCCACATCTTACCATAACATACCTCCTTCTGCCACAATGACGAGAATCAAAGTTGATAAATGCCACACTGCTTGGGCACTGACGTCGGCCTTTCTTTACCGTAATGGTAGTAATGCGCGTCAATGGGAGGAATCTGGAAATGCTGAGTTACCCAATCTTAATTTGGTCTCCTTATGATATCTTATAGGATCAGGGGGAAAAGGGGTTAGTTATTTTTTAGCCTAATACAGTGTAGGCTTAATAAAGAAGACCACATTGGAAAGAGTATATGCATTTGACCCCGTTTATTTCATCCTGTAGCCTAAGTGTGAGTCATGCAAGCATGACAGTAGAGTCATTGCTTGTCATTTGAGCTTCAATCAAATATTCCCATGAATTTTACCAGCATGACATTGCAGGTGTGGCTGATAGTTGAGATTTGGAAAATTTCCCATCGATAGTTGTTGATTTACTCATTTATCCCTCTGGCTCTAAATGTGTCATCATCAATTACTACCAAGCACTCCAACTGGGTGTTCAGCGCattattttgtgtttgtgaatgcatgtgtgtgttaaagtgtgtgtttgtgtgtgtgagagagagagagagagagagagagagagagagagagagagagagagagagagagagaggtgtgaatgTATGTGCAATTAATGTGTGCGAATCCCAGCACTAATAAAATCATGATTCATCTGAcagcacaggtttctgtttctgTGCTTAACACAGATTGACGAAGACACCAAGCTACAGCAACACTAGGACTCagatcagacacacaggttccCCCCTCTCATATCTTCTTTATTCACCTTTTCAATGTTATTTACACAATTCAAAAAGAAATTAAACAAATGAAACAATAAGTGCCAAGAGATATAAATCACACACATAAATTCAAAATGCACAATAACAATGAGATTCATTAAATAGAAGAGAAAATGGATAACTCTATATGTCAACATGTATTCTCTAAATATGTATTATACTCAAGATGTGTACAGTATAAGAAAGTGCTTCTCCAAAAGAGTTCTTATTTAATCACCAGTGAattatgttgtgtgtttgtgtcaattTCTCTTCTTTGTCTGCCACCACCTGCTACTGGACTAGAGAAAGATAAAGTGAACAGACCTCCCTGGTATCATGCTCATAGCCATGGAAAAGAAATGATAAAGAAGAGCTGATCTGCTTTGACACCTACGACCTACAGGTCATTTCCTGTGGCCTTGTTGATCCACTTCCTGCCACCTCTCAATTCACATCCTTCTCCCTGAACTGAGCTTATGTGCGCTGCCTTCATGGATCAAAAAGCAGAGAGCTGGTGAAGGCCCAATGGCCCACTTCACCTTCCAGGGAGAGGACGTGTACGTAACACATCTCTAGCAAACAATCTTGGTGTTCCTTATAAACTTGTTTATTTGTAATCTCTATGGTGATGCAGCATTGCGGTCACATAAATGTATGAGGTGACACATTTGACAATTCTAGGCACACATTGTCAGAACTGTTTTCTGACCCGtgtgacagtcagacagacatggTAAAGCATAAGTACACTAGCCTGCATGGGCAGACTGTGTCCAGGATAAGGCACTAGAGGAGGAACATCATTACAATGTGACACAGACTAGATCACCACTACTACAGGTTCAGTACATTCTATATTTCCAGACAAACACCCCGGTGAAGATACCTAAGCCCCGCCCAcacccaacacaaacacagctaaaCTGACATCATCAGTCTGCTAAACAGAGATTCGAACGAATGCAAACTTTAAGTTTTTAAGTTAGAAGTGACATGTGTGCATCACTGTCACATCATTTTATCTAGGCTGACATCGAAACTTTGCACTATTCCCTTTCAATTAAGAGCATAGCAGGTGAGAGGGGCATTTAAAACTGAAGGTCCAAATAATCTAAAGTAATTATTGTCTTTTGATCTCTCAGGCTAATCATTGTATGTAAATCAGACACTAAAGGAAAAGTCCAATAGACAAGTGTGATTGTAGTTATCACAGGTACCTCGATTGCACtacaaaacagaagaaaagaacCTTGTGGAATTAGtggaaaaaaaattgttttggtAACAGTTCAGCTCTGTTTAGGGGACAGACAGTGTAACCCAACACTTTACAGAATCAGACTGATCTCAGACAGATATCCTATTgatacctctctcacacacacacacacacctacagcttGTTAGGAGTGGGGGTggtcagcccccctcctccagcctcactaACTCACAGTATTCTAACTATCCAGATTCAGGCTGAGTTGGAGCTTCAGCCTGGTTCAGCGAAGGAACTCCCGTCGGTCCTGCTGGTCTGGACCGCCACAGGGTCTAGGAGGAGCTCAGGAGGTTGCTGAGGACTGTGAACAGGGAACAACATGTACTGTTATGGGTTGGCAAACCCATGTATGCATGCACATCAATTTACATGAGTAAATGGTTCTAAGAGTAAATTAGCTACATGGCTGGGCttgacctttgtgtgtgtgggtgcgtgtgtatgtgtgtgtgtgtgtgtgtgtgttgtgtgtgtgtgtgtgtgggggtgtgtgtgtgggtgtgtgtgtgtgggtgtttgtgggtgtgtgtgctagcaGGGTGTGGTTGGTTCCCTACCCTGGGGATCAGACTGTGCTTCAGCCTCCTGCTTCCTGGCGCTCTCTGGGTCTGCTGCTGAAGACAAAGGACATTTAACACTAAAGCGCTTAGCAGGCACACTGTGGGTACCATGCTCGTTTAAAGCCACAACTCACCACCTCTGTTCTTGAAACAGAGCTTCTTCTTCTGATAGGCGAAGTATCCACTGATCGCGCCCACCAGAGCCACACCGACTGCACTCAGAATACCCGCCACCGCCGAACCAGAGCTAGCCTCTGTGAAAGAACACATGGGTAGAACATtaacatcaaatcaaatgttattgtatagccctttttacaagcaatgtcacagagggcttcacatacgcccatagaactgcccctcagccaacctcaaccATCAAGGGGTAAGGGCTAATGTCAGTGCATGCAATCTCATGTACATACCCTgaatatgttttctcaaaacAGTGTAGCGTACAGGTGTTGAAAACATAGCATCTTGTGACATGTACTATTCACGTTTCTCTTGTCTCCTGGCACATGCTGCATTCAGCACATACTGCCCATAACTTTTCAGTTAGAGACTGACATATAGTCGGCACAGTTTTGTCAGTGTAATGTCTCTGTTACTATAAACATACCAGCAAAGAGACCACAGGAACTCCAGGAATTGGGACATAATATCAATAATATAAACCTAAATCTCACTAATGTACTTTATAAAGACCTCAAACACAGTTAAACAactgtgtgttgtgctgtgtgtgtacaatacTGTGTTGTGCACTGCTACTGCTAAGATGAATTGTTTGCTAATTACAGCCCTCAGGTTATCCTAGTGGCGGATCACTCATCATGCAGTGATTATGAAATGCTATAGACTAGAGAGTgccgagagacaaagagagaggagggggtagcCAGGTGCTTAGATAATACTCCACACCCACCGATACCCGCACCCACACTCCACTTGGGTATATgtataaacaaatacacagaaCATATACATACTCATGGCACGCACATTACATATATGACTCAGAGTACATTGTGTCCCTACAGGTAAAGatgattcatacacacacacacaacacatacatgtgAAAGACTGGAATTTGAGGTAGAGAGGGCTGACATGAAGAGACAGGTAGGACATTGAGCCCCTATCTGAGGCCTGCATGTGATCAtggaaacatttacagcagaggaAGTATATAGAGCCCCTATAGAAACACTCTGGGGCAAAGGTAGGCAGTTAACGGCTTCTTTAAGTATGACAAAATAAACACATAAACATAAAGACAGTGAAGAGCTCACCTTGAGCCTCGGCTGATCCATCTGgggcacaaaccacacacagacacacattgttAGTCACAGGAACAATTTATGCTGACAACTTGTGCGTGTGAGATGTAATTTAGATGCAATATAAAATGTGTAATGACGAAAACATTCATTGACAATGAAACATACCTGAAGCGGCTTCTGCTGTGTGGgctgggaaaggagagagaggacagggaggggggaaaggaaagggaaGAGGATCCAGACGAGAAaaaataaatagagagagacagggaagtggacggagattgaaaacagatatagagtgagagagaaacagagaggggggggattaaGAGAGaacgaagggggggggggaaagaggttggatagaatgagagagaaaagcgacagaagaaagaaagagagaggaggaaagatagcgagatagagagagagagagagagagagagagagagagagagagagagagagagagagagagagagagagagagagagagagagagagaaaaagaaagaaagaaagaaagaaaaaaagaaagagagagagatagtgggggtgagagggttgggaaagagagacagtaggAGTTATTCAACCTGGTATTCTATTGATGCCCTGGGGCTCATTGCTATAGAGTTTCTGTCCCGACTGGTATGCCTGAGAACATTTCTACAGCTTTTGCATGCAAACATCGCCCACCCTCCCTACTGCAGTGACTCACTTTCTTTGATCCACATGCAAACACAGCCCATGATAACAACTGTCTCACTCACCTTGCTCATGTTTCAACATGAAAAACGGACAGATTTTATGCCATTGCTGACGAATGCTAATCGGTATAATATAATCTCCTCGTTAGGATTGTTCTGAATAGTGTTTGAAGATAATTCCAGTTTTCTTTCTTTGGGATCCAGGTCAGACATACTGCACATAGCCTGAGGAAATCGACGTGTCATACTCTGACTGGAGTTTCTGGCCTAGATTACTTCTATTTTAGTTTTGAAACCAGTGAAGGTATAACTGGTGATATGGTAAATGCTGGCATTGATACTGGATTAAGCATTATTCTACAACTGGTATTAGATGACaatgaccctgccccaccttgaAGGCAGCATGGAAACATGCCTACTCAACTGTTGAAAAAGTGCCCCATTGCCTTGTATGTAAATAGAACAAGATCCAAACAGCTAGTGCTCAGCTGCATTTTTGGACTCAGGGATTCCTGTATGATTGTGCCTAGTACCACATTTAGTAGAAGACAATGTGTCTTCCAAAGATGCTACTGcatttaaataatttgtttgaataCAACTGGAATCTATTGGTTAACTACTCCAGTATTGTATACAGGTTCTGTAACTGCCAATGGTCTACAGACCTAGATGTATATTACTAACAGTGGTTAATACTGACCCACAGAACCTCCGCTGCGGCCCCGGCCTGGTTTCACGCCTTCTTCCACTGCCCCAAGAGCATCTGCCAGATTCAGATCTCCGTCACCTGAACACAAATCGACCAAGCACATTTAGTGCATGTGGTTGGATTTGTATTAGTGCCTTtcctatacatttacattacatttagtcatttagcagacgctcttctccagagcgacttacagtgagtacagggacattcccccgaggcaagtagggtgaagtgcctttcccaagggcacaacgtcatttgcacgcccgggaatcgaaccagcaaccttctgattacaagcccgattccctaaccgctcagccacctgactcccagctcCCTATAGCACAATACGCTTCCCATTCTGAGTAACCTTAATCACTCCTACGACCATCTCACCTGCTTCAGCTTCTGGATCAGCAGGAACTACAGACTACTTGTAGTTCTATCCTATCCTGGCCACAAGCCTATCACAGACTTTGTCGGGTAGGAAGTTACGGGGACATTCTAGCAGAAGTCAATCACCTGATGTTTTTTGCTATAATGAGAGCATGTTCGTTGTCAGTCGGCACCTTGAGGCCCCTTTTCCAAGCAACTGTATCCTGGATGGGGGACTGAGACACTACGAGACACTACGTCTTAGCAACTATGTTACTAAGGAATGAGGTCATTGCTAGTAATGGCATGAATTAAGAATTGGTCTTCATGATGAAAAAAACATCAGGAGAAAAGACTTCTGCTAGGCATAAATAAACTGAATCCATAGAGAGGACTACTTGATTGAAGATGATTGCTAAAATTAAAAAGTGGATATTCTTTCTCTTATGAAGATTCCTCTGGACTGGTTGGTCCCTCTGAAAGAGGTAGCCCATTTTATTATTAAACTTTAAAACAGTGCTGCACATAATGCAGGTCTGTGTCACTGAGTTTGAACACTATGTCAGGAAAAAAACCTGTTGGGGCACTTTTCCACTGTGTACCAAATCAATCAttccctacatacacacacacacacacactttgaggatTGTGAGTATTGACATGCAAGTTAGACCCattggggtggtgaggggggaggggaaaggttgTGTGAAAGTTGTACACAGGTTATTTGATGGTTGTTGACAAAGAGGCCAACAGTACCTGCGGCAGGCTCGTCTGGGGCTGCTTCCTCTTCTAATAAAgacaaattaaaaaaaacaaaatgagtTAATAGTTTAATATTCGCAAGTATGTTTATATCATTCAAACACAAACCATGCTaaaatcatgtgtgtgtggaagagtctctctctcacctgtcttTTCCCCCTCTGCGGGGACGATCTTTTCTTCTGCCACAGTTTCTTCAGAAAACCCCTCTGTTTCACCCAGTGGCTCTGCTGTAGCATCTGGTTCTACCACCTCTGTATCTCCAGCATCTGGTTCTAcagcctctgtctcctctgcagGTTCCGTTTCTGATGTAGCCTCCGGTTCTGCAGGCTCTGTCTCCTCAGCAGCTGTAGGTACCTCTTCTGGTGCGGCTTCTGGTTCTGTGGCCTCCGTTTCCTCAGCAGCTGCAGGTACCTCTTCTGGTGCGGCTTCTGGTTCTGCAGGCTCTGTCTCCTCAGCATCTGTAGGTACCTCTTCTGGTGCAGCTTCTGGTTCTGTGGCCTCTGTTTCCTCAGCAGCTGCAGGTACCTCCTCCGGTGCAGCCTCTGGTTCTGCAGCTTCTAGGTCCCCAGCAGGTTCTTCAGCTTCGGTTACTTCTGGGGTACAAACATTTTTGTAAATTAATCGTTTTCTCGTATCACATGAGTATCTATTCCCAAAGAGCCCATACTGCTCTGACTGGTTTAAAGCTTCAGTTGAGATTAGATCACATGATATATCAATATTCAGTCATGCCCTTATTAACCTGGGACCCTGGGCTTTGCCACTAAGGTGGAAACTCAGCTCTAATGCAATAGTCTGAGTCataagtgtgtgtaagtgtgtgcgtgtgttccacATAGAGCTGCAACATTCCTCTGTTGTATGCCAGAAACAGAAACAGTAACCATGCTCCCACTCTAGAAGTTCGCCTAATGGGCCACTGAGTCCGAGTGAaatgagtgcacacacacacacacacacactacgagACAAGCAGCGACACTGCCAAAACATTAGATGTACAACATATTTTAATGCCAATAAATCTATTCTAGTGTTAATACATCCCCCCCTAACTTCTCTTCCCCTTAGTCACTCCATCTTTTAATCTATAGACAAGGATATACAAATAATGAGAAATTAACAGTAGGTTGAAAAAAGGCCTTGGGATTTATGAGATAACGaattacacatacacaaaacattGATAAAAACACAGGCAAAGGGGAATATTGCTAATCCACAAGTctgtcacaaaaaaaaaactctttaCATTTAGCAAAGGTGTATCTCTACAACTTCAACCCTATACgaaagggaggatggagacTATGCTTGGTCTGTTCTCGTCTGTGTCTGTTCCAATGTCCAATAGGCTGGTTTGGCCtgagcgtgtgggtgtgtgtgggtgggagggaggggtgggggggatgttttttgttgcgtgtgtgtttcgtgCCACAGTATATCCCCTATGCTTCACGTGTGTGTTAGGAGAAGGAAGTGGCAAACAGAGGGAACAGAACAGAATGTTCTTGTGAGTGGcagagttgggggtggggcatGCAGATCTATAGGAGACCTGGACGAGAGGGAAGAGAGCGGGACAGTAGATAACTGGCAGAATCCCTTACACAACTGCTAAGATTCCATGAACAGGACACGTGTAAACACTCACCTCTGGAAACAGTTTCAGTGCAGTTACTCAGGATTTCTATGTTTGCAGTATTTT
The DNA window shown above is from Osmerus eperlanus chromosome 3, fOsmEpe2.1, whole genome shotgun sequence and carries:
- the arsh gene encoding arylsulfatase D isoform X1 is translated as MELKGLLRICPQVSLLLLLVTFSDFTQADVDRKPNFVLMMVDDLGIGDVGCYGNDTIRTPHIDRLAEEGVKLTQHISAAPLCTPSRAAFMTGRYALRSGLGSTGRVQVLLFLAGSGGLPPTETTFAKRLQEQGYTTGLVGKWHLGVNCKNRGDNCHHPNNHGFDFFYGLPFTLFNDCLPGAGNDVLADLQDTLWQLSLLGGLALLTLVCVHASGLLEVSMWLILALSSLSMLAFMVWFVPFKLLPTWNCIIMRNQEVVEQPMNLDTLPQRLLGEAQGFIERNADRPFLLFLSLAHVHTPMFSTPAFKGHSRHGSYGDNVEESDWIIGQVTEMVDSLGLASNTLMYFTSDHGGHIEDQHGGWNGIYKGGKAMGGWEGGIRVPGIFRWPGRLPAGKAVDEPTSLMDLYPTLINLAEATPSDRLLDGYDLMPLLEGRTRRSEHKFMFHYCGVYLNAVRWHPPGSDSIFKAHFFTPNFSPTGAGGCYNTKVCLCHGDHVTHHDPPLLFDLHADPSETSPLTPASEPRYAEVLEQTAKAVEHHSKTITHSPPPAHTHTSDPAPSQLSWEKILWRPWLQPCCGTFPFCGCTENSTQA
- the arsh gene encoding arylsulfatase D isoform X2 gives rise to the protein MTGRYALRSGLGSTGRVQVLLFLAGSGGLPPTETTFAKRLQEQGYTTGLVGKWHLGVNCKNRGDNCHHPNNHGFDFFYGLPFTLFNDCLPGAGNDVLADLQDTLWQLSLLGGLALLTLVCVHASGLLEVSMWLILALSSLSMLAFMVWFVPFKLLPTWNCIIMRNQEVVEQPMNLDTLPQRLLGEAQGFIERNADRPFLLFLSLAHVHTPMFSTPAFKGHSRHGSYGDNVEESDWIIGQVTEMVDSLGLASNTLMYFTSDHGGHIEDQHGGWNGIYKGGKAMGGWEGGIRVPGIFRWPGRLPAGKAVDEPTSLMDLYPTLINLAEATPSDRLLDGYDLMPLLEGRTRRSEHKFMFHYCGVYLNAVRWHPPGSDSIFKAHFFTPNFSPTGAGGCYNTKVCLCHGDHVTHHDPPLLFDLHADPSETSPLTPASEPRYAEVLEQTAKAVEHHSKTITHSPPPAHTHTSDPAPSQLSWEKILWRPWLQPCCGTFPFCGCTENSTQA